A part of Streptantibioticus cattleyicolor NRRL 8057 = DSM 46488 genomic DNA contains:
- a CDS encoding helix-turn-helix domain-containing protein, which translates to MFQRHLHRHDDVDLVMSALGDDPQCLPVLITLGAALRRDVASALREVIATGVWQNDAHVRRASARWREEPRFSSFLDHGLEKRRDRGPKYEHLYAALLTFPETRAALYRVHAAECPQHCRTQTSAFHAERHVDDYREALFGWYAVIQHAHACVVRAARWFADADHRDLRRPQTFTEWLVHSEPRRDRRAGAETPPAVREEAVREILLMMHAWSPHTFEALDVAFRVAEGERASHAWGGSFEPAGRPEAQAAAEALASVLSPQERQHLRDVIAGIEADDAWDRDMDLAKGGTLPCTSGRHHAWGTASSGEREECATARSRVYDEASRTWSEGVDRAADAVRLARFLLGPRTDRIQATLATARAAVARSTAETAPQVWHDNAETLREAREAAGLDLDAAAGDLGIKPATLRRFEQAAGKLPGRPVSLGYLQLLTLTCAQAGHTVPACIPQAISQPVISLPTTL; encoded by the coding sequence GTGTTCCAGCGTCATCTTCACCGTCACGACGACGTCGATCTGGTGATGTCGGCGCTGGGGGACGATCCTCAGTGCCTGCCGGTCTTGATCACGCTGGGTGCGGCCCTGCGGCGTGACGTGGCTTCGGCCCTGCGGGAGGTCATCGCGACCGGTGTGTGGCAGAACGACGCCCATGTACGCAGGGCCAGTGCCCGCTGGCGCGAGGAACCCCGCTTCTCCTCCTTCCTCGATCACGGACTCGAGAAGCGCCGTGACCGAGGTCCCAAGTATGAACACCTCTACGCGGCCCTGCTGACGTTCCCCGAGACCAGGGCCGCCCTGTACCGGGTGCATGCGGCGGAATGCCCGCAGCACTGCCGCACGCAGACCTCCGCGTTCCACGCAGAGCGGCATGTCGACGACTATCGGGAAGCACTGTTCGGCTGGTACGCCGTCATCCAGCACGCGCACGCCTGCGTGGTGCGGGCAGCGCGGTGGTTCGCGGACGCCGACCATCGCGACCTGCGACGCCCGCAGACGTTCACCGAGTGGCTCGTCCACAGCGAACCACGGCGCGACCGACGGGCCGGAGCCGAAACGCCGCCTGCCGTCCGGGAGGAGGCAGTGCGGGAGATCCTCCTGATGATGCATGCCTGGAGTCCCCACACCTTCGAAGCCCTCGACGTGGCCTTCCGCGTAGCGGAGGGAGAACGCGCGTCCCACGCCTGGGGCGGCAGCTTCGAACCCGCCGGCCGGCCCGAAGCCCAGGCCGCCGCCGAAGCCCTCGCGAGTGTGCTTTCCCCGCAGGAGCGCCAACACCTGCGGGACGTCATCGCCGGCATCGAAGCCGACGACGCGTGGGACCGGGACATGGACCTGGCCAAGGGCGGCACACTGCCGTGTACCAGCGGCCGACACCATGCCTGGGGCACCGCCAGTTCCGGGGAGCGAGAGGAGTGCGCCACGGCCCGAAGCCGCGTGTACGACGAGGCATCCCGGACCTGGAGCGAAGGCGTCGACCGCGCGGCCGACGCTGTCAGGCTTGCCCGGTTCCTGCTCGGTCCCCGTACCGACCGGATCCAGGCCACCCTCGCCACGGCACGCGCAGCCGTTGCCCGGTCCACCGCCGAGACCGCGCCGCAGGTCTGGCACGACAACGCCGAAACGCTCCGGGAAGCCCGTGAAGCCGCAGGACTCGACCTCGATGCCGCCGCGGGCGATCTCGGCATCAAGCCCGCCACACTGCGGCGCTTCGAACAGGCAGCGGGCAAGCTTCCCGGACGACCGGTATCCCTCGGCTACCTCCAACTCCTCACCCTGACCTGTGCCCAGGCGGGTCACACCGTCCCCGCCTGCATCCCGCAGGCCATCTCCCAGCCGGTCATCTCCCTGCCGACCACCCTGTAG
- a CDS encoding peptidoglycan-binding domain-containing protein has translation MNIRRSLTAAAAACLTAGAVFAAVPTQAVAAPVQPAYFTCNYTASEPELSVGDTGTAVKQAQCQLNSVLDRHVVSDGIFGSGTRNAVIAFQECAGLGTDGIIGPNTWSALDYWWLNDIDCHK, from the coding sequence ATGAACATCCGCAGGAGTCTCACGGCCGCCGCTGCGGCCTGCCTGACAGCTGGAGCGGTCTTCGCGGCCGTCCCCACCCAGGCGGTCGCCGCCCCGGTCCAGCCGGCTTACTTCACCTGCAACTACACGGCCAGCGAGCCGGAGTTGTCCGTCGGAGACACCGGAACGGCGGTCAAGCAGGCTCAGTGCCAGCTGAACAGCGTCCTCGACCGGCATGTGGTTTCCGACGGCATCTTCGGCTCGGGTACCCGGAACGCGGTCATCGCCTTCCAGGAATGCGCGGGGCTCGGCACCGACGGCATCATCGGCCCGAACACCTGGTCGGCTCTCGACTACTGGTGGCTCAACGACATCGACTGCCACAAGTAG
- a CDS encoding NAD(P)-dependent alcohol dehydrogenase, with protein MRFRAAVLRSYTGRFTVEEVVLKEGPAEGEILVRIAGCGMCRTDLAVRRSAGRSPLPAVLGHEGAGVVAETGGPGTGLRVGDHVVLSFDSCGHCRNCLGAVPAYCDSFASLNLFGGRETDAARFTDAAGAELAPRWFGQSSFAEYALVSARNAVRVDPALPVELLGPLGCGFLTGAGAVLNAFRAGPGDTVAVFGAGAVGLAAVMAATAAGATTVAVDRHARRLAFAERFGAIPLQVTSSGLPDRVRRLTDGGAQYAVDTTGSVQLINDALRSLRPTGHLGLVARLHTALSLEPGTLDRGRRISHICEGDAVPSLLIPRLTALWQAGRFPFDQLIRTYPLADVNEAERDSDLGCVVKPVLVP; from the coding sequence ATGAGGTTCCGCGCGGCGGTACTGCGTTCGTACACCGGTCGGTTCACCGTCGAGGAGGTGGTCCTCAAGGAGGGGCCGGCCGAAGGCGAGATCCTGGTCAGGATCGCCGGCTGCGGAATGTGCCGGACCGATCTGGCGGTGCGGCGTTCGGCGGGCCGTTCACCGCTGCCGGCGGTACTCGGACACGAGGGGGCCGGAGTCGTGGCGGAGACCGGCGGCCCGGGCACCGGCCTGCGCGTCGGCGACCACGTCGTGCTGAGCTTCGACTCCTGTGGACACTGCCGCAACTGCCTGGGCGCGGTCCCCGCCTACTGCGACTCCTTCGCCTCGCTCAACCTCTTCGGCGGGCGCGAGACGGACGCGGCCCGGTTCACCGACGCGGCCGGGGCCGAACTGGCCCCCCGATGGTTCGGCCAGTCGTCGTTCGCCGAGTACGCGCTGGTCAGCGCCCGCAACGCCGTCCGCGTCGACCCGGCGCTCCCCGTGGAACTGCTCGGACCGCTCGGCTGCGGCTTCCTCACCGGGGCCGGAGCGGTCCTGAACGCCTTCCGGGCCGGCCCCGGTGACACCGTCGCGGTCTTCGGCGCCGGAGCCGTGGGCCTGGCCGCGGTGATGGCGGCCACCGCCGCCGGTGCGACGACGGTAGCCGTCGACCGTCACGCCCGACGGCTCGCGTTCGCCGAGCGGTTCGGCGCGATTCCGTTGCAGGTCACATCGTCCGGCCTGCCGGACCGCGTGCGGCGGTTGACCGACGGTGGCGCACAGTACGCCGTGGACACCACCGGCTCCGTCCAGCTCATCAACGACGCGCTCCGCTCCCTGCGTCCGACCGGCCACCTCGGTCTGGTGGCACGGCTCCACACCGCGCTGTCGCTGGAACCCGGAACACTGGACCGGGGCCGGCGGATCTCCCACATCTGCGAGGGCGACGCGGTGCCGAGCCTGCTGATCCCGAGGCTGACCGCGCTGTGGCAGGCCGGACGGTTCCCGTTCGACCAGCTGATCCGCACGTATCCGCTCGCCGATGTCAACGAGGCCGAACGCGACAGCGACCTGGGATGTGTGGTCAAGCCGGTGCTCGTGCCGTAG
- a CDS encoding class I SAM-dependent methyltransferase — MVGAARRDTGVGGVEGGVGLTALLVAAARAIESHRPDSLVRDVYAEHFVRAAPASAGWPVGMEQVPDGDANPLWGRFARYFGLRTRVFDDFLLRSAQAGARQVVLLGAGLDSRAFRLDWPAGCVMFEIDREGVLAFKHEVLGGLSATARTARVPVPTDLRADWVGALADAGFDATVPSVWLAEGLLFYLPNAAERYLIDTVDRLAAAGSALAYEAKLEKDLLAYRDSPTYTATREQIGIDLLTLFSLEPRPDSAGDLAAKGWSTSVHTPFEFTRRYGRGPLPEPNDALAGNRWVFADKPRP; from the coding sequence ATGGTGGGCGCAGCGCGTCGGGACACGGGTGTGGGGGGCGTGGAAGGGGGGGTCGGGCTGACCGCGCTCCTGGTCGCCGCGGCTCGGGCGATCGAGAGTCACCGGCCCGACAGTCTGGTACGGGACGTGTACGCCGAACACTTCGTACGGGCGGCACCGGCGTCCGCGGGGTGGCCGGTCGGCATGGAGCAGGTGCCGGACGGGGACGCGAACCCGTTGTGGGGGCGGTTCGCGCGGTACTTCGGGCTGCGGACGAGGGTCTTCGACGACTTCCTCCTCCGGTCGGCGCAGGCCGGCGCCCGTCAAGTGGTATTGCTGGGGGCCGGGTTGGATTCCCGTGCCTTCCGACTCGACTGGCCGGCCGGCTGCGTGATGTTCGAGATCGACAGGGAGGGCGTGCTGGCGTTCAAGCACGAGGTGCTCGGCGGGCTGTCGGCCACCGCGAGGACGGCACGCGTCCCGGTACCGACCGATCTGCGTGCCGACTGGGTCGGGGCGCTGGCCGATGCGGGCTTCGACGCGACGGTGCCGAGCGTGTGGCTGGCCGAGGGGTTGCTGTTCTACCTGCCCAACGCCGCCGAGAGGTATCTCATCGACACGGTGGACCGGTTGGCCGCGGCGGGAAGCGCTCTGGCGTACGAGGCCAAGCTCGAGAAGGACCTGCTGGCCTACCGCGACAGCCCGACCTACACCGCGACCCGGGAGCAGATCGGCATCGACCTGCTCACGTTGTTCTCCCTCGAACCGCGGCCCGACTCCGCGGGTGATCTGGCCGCCAAGGGCTGGTCCACCTCGGTGCACACCCCCTTCGAGTTCACCCGTCGGTACGGACGCGGACCGCTGCCGGAGCCGAACGACGCGCTGGCGGGCAACCGGTGGGTGTTCGCGGACAAGCCGCGTCCGTGA
- a CDS encoding helix-turn-helix domain-containing protein, giving the protein MADDLEPSVRQLVVRLREIKDRMGVSTATLAVKTAFSRSSWDRYLNGRALPPRDAVEAICKVSGADRANTLALWEVAERAHARTRHTARPGPRGRRPDAARLPEGHASPGRRAAVIAVVASVPALLGAVGWLVLRQAPGPEPSARQGQPLASVRPGGFACHYARRGGRLFAGHSASEPLVLLNAGGEPVAEVQCLLTYHGHPPGPDRRTLRRAHAVRRRRTATRGRRRGRRKSGPADLGPAAGVTGSAWRALPPTLDPQVAHLITVLRELKDRSGLSLNTLAAETAHGRSSWNRYLNGMALPPRSAVEMLGRLAGEPPERLVALWRQAEARYSGRDAGPAPAGGSVEAAPRDDASPSPAVDRSGRTGWSIAGRRFPLAVIAVIAMAAVLAAFAWAGFRLLDPRGTVSSVGLEPGPFSPVPLTVGCRSVSARDRKPRPWPVTWTRPRTPP; this is encoded by the coding sequence TTGGCCGACGATCTGGAACCGTCGGTGCGTCAATTGGTCGTCCGCTTGCGGGAGATCAAGGACCGCATGGGCGTCAGCACGGCGACCCTGGCGGTCAAGACCGCCTTCAGCAGGTCGTCGTGGGACCGGTATCTCAACGGGCGGGCGCTGCCGCCGCGTGATGCGGTCGAGGCCATCTGCAAGGTGTCCGGCGCCGACCGGGCGAACACGCTCGCGCTGTGGGAAGTAGCTGAGCGGGCACACGCACGGACACGGCACACCGCGCGCCCCGGTCCCCGGGGGCGGAGGCCGGACGCGGCACGCCTGCCGGAAGGACACGCCTCGCCCGGCCGGCGCGCAGCCGTGATCGCCGTCGTCGCGTCGGTGCCGGCCCTGCTGGGCGCGGTCGGCTGGCTGGTGCTGCGCCAGGCACCCGGACCGGAACCCTCCGCCCGCCAGGGTCAGCCCCTGGCATCCGTGCGGCCCGGCGGCTTCGCCTGCCACTACGCGCGGCGAGGCGGACGGTTGTTCGCCGGCCACAGTGCGTCCGAGCCCCTCGTCCTGCTGAACGCCGGCGGCGAGCCGGTGGCCGAGGTCCAGTGTCTGCTGACCTACCACGGGCACCCCCCCGGGCCGGATCGACGGACTCTTCGGAGAGCGCACGCAGTCCGCCGTCGAAGAACTGCGACGCGCGGGCGGCGCCGCGGTCGACGGAAAAGTGGGCCCGCAGACCTGGGCCCTGCTGCGGGCGTGACCGGCTCAGCCTGGCGGGCGCTCCCGCCGACCCTCGACCCGCAGGTCGCCCATTTGATCACCGTGCTACGGGAGTTGAAGGACCGCTCCGGACTCAGCCTGAACACCCTGGCGGCCGAGACCGCGCACGGCAGGTCCTCGTGGAACCGATATCTCAACGGCATGGCGTTGCCTCCCCGCAGCGCGGTCGAGATGCTGGGGCGCCTCGCCGGTGAGCCCCCTGAACGGCTGGTGGCTCTGTGGAGGCAGGCCGAGGCGCGGTACAGCGGGCGGGACGCCGGGCCCGCACCGGCGGGCGGTTCCGTGGAGGCGGCGCCGCGCGACGACGCCTCGCCGTCGCCCGCCGTCGACCGTTCCGGCCGGACCGGCTGGTCCATCGCCGGCCGCCGGTTCCCCCTCGCGGTGATCGCGGTGATCGCGATGGCGGCGGTGCTGGCCGCCTTCGCGTGGGCAGGTTTCCGCCTCCTCGATCCACGGGGCACGGTGTCGTCCGTGGGACTCGAGCCGGGGCCGTTCAGTCCCGTCCCCTTGACCGTGGGTTGCCGGAGCGTCAGTGCGCGGGACCGGAAGCCGCGGCCATGGCCTGTGACGTGGACGCGGCCTCGTACGCCGCCGTGA
- a CDS encoding glycosyltransferase family 39 protein: MTATSPQPALPVIPGASAGRALLSRAAGFMPAVVALVLGLWGAWYPSPWTDEIVTIDVARRSWPQMMELLGRVDAVHGLHYVLMWLVGQVNGGLYWYAARVPSAVAVAVAAAGLTWLGRLLGGRRPGLYAGLVLAVLPTASRYAQEARSFAFVMAVAVLATGVLVKVLSTGARGRWPVAYAVLIALLGWFNLIGLLLVAAHAVTVVLCRPGRRVVVRLLLASAAGFAAVVPLLVLAAAQRSAVGDAAPVSAGTPFGYFSWLLTPGQGTLPTALRLLLTSTALAALVLLAVHRRKAPPQALAVGVPWLTVPPLLLLAVSLGHPLFAYRYLLFCLPALALLLALATTVVPPYQQLLLALLAAVPMYASHQAIRQVDSRQWDTHAVISSLSTRDAPGDAVLFAGARCGLMATAFKEAFTNRPDVGRARTAAASGALDNLPADPALLQQRLSHTSRVWHVSCTHLSPGARQAAARTAAAQKQALIRAGFTPAYHHSARGVDITIEQRPTSTQPAAAATR, encoded by the coding sequence GTGACGGCCACCTCACCCCAGCCCGCCCTGCCGGTCATACCCGGCGCGTCCGCCGGCCGCGCGCTGTTGAGCCGGGCGGCCGGGTTCATGCCGGCGGTCGTCGCGCTGGTCCTCGGTCTGTGGGGGGCCTGGTATCCCTCCCCGTGGACCGACGAAATCGTCACCATCGACGTGGCACGGCGCTCCTGGCCGCAGATGATGGAGCTGCTGGGGCGGGTCGACGCGGTCCACGGCCTGCACTACGTGCTGATGTGGCTGGTCGGGCAGGTGAACGGTGGGCTGTACTGGTACGCGGCACGGGTGCCGTCCGCGGTGGCGGTGGCCGTCGCGGCGGCCGGTCTGACGTGGTTGGGGCGGCTGCTCGGCGGCCGGCGTCCGGGGCTGTACGCGGGGCTGGTGCTCGCCGTCCTGCCGACCGCGTCGCGCTACGCGCAGGAGGCCCGCTCGTTCGCCTTCGTCATGGCGGTGGCGGTGCTGGCGACGGGTGTCCTGGTGAAAGTCCTGTCCACCGGCGCCCGGGGGCGGTGGCCGGTCGCCTATGCCGTGCTGATCGCCCTGCTGGGCTGGTTCAACCTCATCGGGCTGCTGCTGGTGGCCGCCCACGCGGTCACCGTGGTCCTGTGCCGCCCCGGACGCCGTGTCGTCGTCCGCCTGCTCCTGGCCTCGGCCGCGGGCTTCGCCGCCGTCGTCCCGTTGCTGGTTCTCGCCGCCGCTCAGCGTTCCGCCGTCGGCGACGCCGCACCGGTCAGCGCCGGAACCCCGTTCGGCTACTTCTCCTGGCTCCTCACGCCCGGCCAGGGCACCCTGCCCACCGCACTGCGACTCCTGCTCACCTCCACCGCGCTCGCCGCCCTCGTCCTCCTCGCCGTGCATCGGCGCAAGGCCCCGCCGCAGGCCCTGGCGGTCGGCGTGCCCTGGCTGACCGTGCCCCCGCTGCTCCTCCTGGCCGTCTCCCTGGGCCACCCCCTCTTCGCCTACCGCTACCTGCTGTTCTGCCTGCCCGCCCTGGCCCTGCTGCTCGCCCTGGCCACCACCGTCGTCCCCCCGTACCAGCAACTGCTGCTCGCGCTCCTCGCGGCCGTGCCCATGTACGCGTCCCACCAGGCCATACGCCAGGTGGACAGCCGCCAGTGGGACACCCACGCCGTGATCAGCTCCCTGAGCACCCGCGACGCCCCCGGCGACGCCGTCCTGTTCGCCGGCGCCCGATGCGGGCTGATGGCCACCGCCTTCAAGGAGGCCTTCACCAACCGCCCCGATGTGGGCCGGGCCCGGACCGCCGCCGCGTCCGGCGCCCTGGACAACCTGCCCGCCGACCCGGCCCTCCTGCAACAGCGTCTGAGCCACACCTCCCGGGTATGGCACGTCAGCTGCACCCACCTGTCCCCCGGCGCCCGCCAGGCCGCCGCCCGCACCGCCGCAGCCCAGAAGCAGGCCCTCATCCGCGCCGGCTTCACCCCGGCCTACCACCACAGCGCCCGCGGCGTGGACATCACCATCGAACAACGCCCCACCAGCACGCAGCCCGCCGCTGCGGCCACCCGCTGA
- a CDS encoding class I SAM-dependent methyltransferase, giving the protein MDRNDIRRWDSVAQRYADWLSGADGPDGKEVTEMVTSAVLEVIGDVSGSRVLDLGCGEGHLARTLARMGAVVDGVDGSAGMIAIARRASAGLAVAFRQSDIRTVLPYPERNFDVAVYNMVLMDVDQVADVVRQAERVLKENGRFVFSITHPCFSAHILGRQESSGEQQGCRPRRRYTVPVRWTKNPFGGMAPSATVTHYHRPIGYHVRAVLAAGLAICVFVETSMPEPSAHPDLHRFYLTAHSLIIAARK; this is encoded by the coding sequence ATGGACCGTAACGACATTCGCCGATGGGATTCGGTGGCCCAGCGATACGCGGATTGGCTCAGCGGAGCCGACGGCCCGGACGGCAAAGAGGTGACCGAGATGGTCACTTCAGCGGTGCTTGAGGTCATTGGCGACGTTTCAGGTAGTCGCGTTCTCGACCTGGGCTGCGGTGAGGGACACCTGGCCCGGACCCTGGCGCGCATGGGTGCCGTCGTCGACGGCGTCGACGGCTCGGCCGGCATGATCGCCATCGCCCGCCGTGCCTCGGCCGGACTTGCCGTTGCCTTTCGGCAGTCCGACATTCGGACGGTTCTGCCGTACCCGGAGCGGAATTTCGACGTGGCCGTGTACAACATGGTGCTCATGGACGTCGACCAGGTGGCCGACGTGGTTCGGCAGGCGGAGCGGGTCCTCAAGGAGAACGGCCGGTTCGTGTTCTCCATCACCCATCCGTGTTTCTCCGCCCACATCCTTGGCCGACAGGAAAGCAGCGGAGAACAGCAGGGATGCCGACCACGGCGACGCTATACCGTGCCGGTCCGGTGGACGAAGAACCCGTTCGGCGGCATGGCTCCGTCGGCCACGGTCACCCATTATCACCGACCCATCGGGTATCACGTACGCGCCGTACTGGCCGCTGGGCTGGCCATCTGCGTTTTCGTTGAAACGAGCATGCCGGAGCCCTCCGCCCATCCTGATCTCCACAGGTTTTACCTGACAGCACACTCCCTGATCATCGCCGCCAGGAAATGA
- a CDS encoding RNA polymerase sigma factor — MPIDTEARFTEVYRAHYEDVLRFVRRRAQPMEVDDIVAETFLAAWRRRRELRGDPRAWLFGTARNVMLNANRGTRRRTALAVHIQQTAHSAVHAPAADAMAQVDNRIDLVAAWQALAPADQEVLALHVWEGLAAREAAKVLGCTRAAYAMRLTRAKRRLAGHLAPAAPASPAVTVTD, encoded by the coding sequence ATGCCGATCGATACCGAGGCCCGGTTCACGGAAGTGTATCGGGCTCACTACGAGGACGTGCTGCGGTTCGTGCGCCGTCGTGCCCAGCCGATGGAGGTCGACGACATCGTGGCGGAGACGTTCCTGGCGGCGTGGCGGCGCCGGCGGGAGCTGCGCGGGGACCCGCGGGCCTGGCTGTTCGGCACGGCACGCAACGTGATGCTCAACGCGAACCGGGGCACGCGGCGGCGGACCGCGCTGGCGGTGCACATCCAGCAGACCGCGCACTCCGCCGTCCACGCCCCGGCGGCCGACGCGATGGCCCAGGTGGACAACCGGATCGACCTGGTCGCCGCCTGGCAGGCGCTCGCCCCGGCCGACCAGGAAGTCCTCGCGCTGCACGTGTGGGAAGGGCTGGCCGCCAGGGAGGCGGCGAAGGTACTCGGCTGTACCCGCGCCGCCTACGCCATGCGCCTGACCCGTGCCAAACGCCGCCTCGCCGGCCATCTCGCCCCCGCAGCCCCGGCCTCCCCCGCCGTCACCGTGACCGACTGA
- a CDS encoding Lrp/AsnC family transcriptional regulator, with amino-acid sequence MESDYDELDRRLVHALQIDGRAAFSTIAEVLGVSDRTVARRYARLRSAGAVRVVGAVDPTALGAVLWFLRVRCAPAASLPVAEALARRPDTSWVSLSSGGTEITCVVRTESEADSEALLLAKLPRTPRVEGVTAHSVLHAFYGGPDNLVGKLGSLDAEAIERLRPPPVPHRRGPVRLDDGDRELLALLATDGRAGFEQLAAATGWSPTTVRRRMTELREHGLLYLDIDVDWRMFGVNTRTLLWLSVAPAHLQEAGQALAGHPEIAFAAATTGPTNLYASVVCADQRELYRYLTTRVAALPAITHLETAPVIRTVKQAANRP; translated from the coding sequence GTGGAATCCGACTACGACGAGTTGGATCGTCGGCTCGTGCACGCCCTGCAGATCGACGGCCGTGCCGCGTTCAGCACCATCGCCGAGGTTCTCGGCGTATCGGATCGCACCGTCGCCCGCCGGTACGCCCGGTTGCGTTCGGCCGGGGCGGTACGGGTGGTGGGCGCGGTCGACCCCACCGCGCTGGGCGCCGTTCTGTGGTTCCTGCGGGTGCGGTGCGCGCCCGCCGCGTCACTCCCGGTCGCCGAAGCCCTGGCCAGGCGCCCCGACACGTCCTGGGTGAGCCTCAGCTCCGGCGGCACCGAGATCACCTGCGTGGTCCGTACCGAGAGCGAGGCGGACAGCGAGGCGCTGCTGCTGGCCAAGCTCCCCCGTACCCCGCGTGTGGAGGGCGTGACCGCGCACTCCGTGCTGCACGCCTTCTACGGCGGCCCGGACAACCTGGTGGGAAAGCTCGGGTCGTTGGACGCTGAGGCGATCGAGCGACTGCGCCCGCCTCCGGTACCGCATCGGCGGGGGCCGGTGCGGCTCGACGACGGTGACCGCGAACTCCTCGCCTTGCTCGCCACCGACGGCCGCGCCGGGTTCGAGCAGTTGGCCGCGGCGACCGGCTGGTCTCCGACGACGGTCCGGCGCCGGATGACGGAGCTGCGCGAACACGGCCTGCTCTACCTCGACATCGACGTCGACTGGCGCATGTTCGGCGTGAACACCCGGACTCTGCTCTGGCTCTCGGTCGCCCCCGCGCACCTCCAGGAGGCCGGGCAGGCGCTGGCCGGGCATCCGGAGATCGCGTTCGCCGCCGCCACGACCGGCCCGACCAACCTGTACGCGAGCGTGGTGTGCGCGGACCAACGGGAGCTGTACCGGTACCTGACCACCCGGGTCGCCGCACTCCCAGCCATCACCCACCTCGAAACGGCACCGGTGATCAGGACCGTCAAGCAGGCAGCGAACCGGCCGTAG
- a CDS encoding DUF2690 domain-containing protein, with amino-acid sequence MACDVDAASYAAVKTGPSRVEVRVSRNCAAAWARISYSSVGDHVSVRTRSGAAETVAVTDDRTTDQDVVTHMVPASSPTQVRACWEPRSGGRQCTPWGRAAPVVVR; translated from the coding sequence ATGGCCTGTGACGTGGACGCGGCCTCGTACGCCGCCGTGAAGACCGGTCCCAGCCGCGTGGAGGTCCGTGTGAGCCGCAACTGTGCCGCCGCCTGGGCGCGTATCTCGTACTCATCCGTGGGGGACCACGTCAGCGTGCGGACCCGATCGGGCGCTGCCGAGACGGTCGCGGTCACCGACGACAGGACGACCGACCAGGACGTCGTCACGCACATGGTCCCCGCCTCGTCACCCACTCAGGTGCGAGCGTGCTGGGAGCCCCGCTCCGGCGGGCGGCAGTGCACGCCCTGGGGGCGGGCGGCGCCCGTGGTCGTGCGATGA